A window from Nocardioides mesophilus encodes these proteins:
- a CDS encoding aminotransferase class I/II-fold pyridoxal phosphate-dependent enzyme, which translates to MPESTQALPAAGAHGGDGPAVARALGLDPADLLDLSQNLNPFAADVSALVTRHLDTLGHYPDDRPATRLLAQALEVDPTRLLVTNGGSEAIALLIAEYGGQVLTEPEFALHPRGDNGPVWRSNPHSPTGRLAGPEEHADIWDEAFHALATGHWSAGRRGLVVGSLTKTFACPGLRLGYVLVEDPDDLARVHRHQPHWSTSALSLAVLPDLLESADLPKWSAQISEARENLVALLRGYDLEVTNAAAPWVLVDRPGLREALAPHGALVRDCTSFGMPGVARIAVPHPDQLARLDRALVRTLDPTVL; encoded by the coding sequence GTGCCCGAGTCCACCCAAGCCCTGCCCGCCGCAGGCGCGCACGGCGGTGACGGGCCGGCAGTGGCCCGCGCGCTGGGGCTCGATCCGGCCGATCTGCTGGACCTCTCGCAAAACCTGAATCCGTTCGCCGCTGACGTGTCCGCGCTGGTCACCCGGCACCTGGACACGCTCGGCCACTACCCCGACGACCGGCCCGCGACTCGGCTCCTGGCCCAGGCGCTGGAGGTGGATCCAACGCGGCTGCTGGTGACCAACGGCGGCAGCGAGGCGATCGCACTGCTCATCGCCGAGTACGGCGGGCAGGTGCTCACCGAACCGGAGTTCGCGCTGCACCCTCGGGGTGACAACGGACCCGTGTGGCGCAGCAACCCGCACAGCCCTACCGGGCGCCTGGCCGGCCCCGAGGAGCACGCCGACATCTGGGACGAGGCGTTCCATGCGCTGGCCACCGGCCACTGGAGTGCAGGGCGCAGGGGCTTGGTGGTCGGTTCCCTCACCAAGACGTTTGCCTGCCCGGGGCTGCGGCTCGGCTACGTGCTCGTCGAAGACCCGGACGATCTGGCCCGGGTCCATCGCCACCAGCCGCACTGGTCGACCAGTGCGCTATCGCTGGCGGTGCTGCCGGACCTGCTCGAGTCCGCAGACCTCCCCAAGTGGTCGGCGCAGATCAGCGAAGCACGAGAGAATCTGGTGGCGCTGCTGCGTGGCTACGACCTCGAGGTGACCAACGCCGCCGCCCCCTGGGTGCTGGTCGACCGGCCGGGACTGCGTGAAGCCCTTGCCCCACACGGAGCCCTGGTCCGTGACTGCACCAGTTTCGGCATGCCCGGTGTCGCGCGCATCGCCGTACCGCATCCGGATCAACTGGCCCGACTCGATCGGGCACTCGTCCGCACCCTGGACCCCACGGTGCTCTGA
- a CDS encoding ABC transporter substrate-binding protein, with translation MKQIRNLPIALALAASLTLAGCGDGDTSSSEDPKPTASSADYPVTIDAVNGEVTLDQQPERIVSLSPSATEILFAIGAGDQVIAADEYSTYPQQAPTTELSAYDPNVEAIAGYSPDLVVIANDTNGIVGALAKLDIPTIVNPAPATIDEGYDGIAALGLATGHVDKTAKVVADMRAEIEKALDAAPQEGLRVYHELDEKHYAASSSSFIGSVYDSLGATNIADAADKQKSGYPQLTEEAIIAADPELIVITDQVSYTADDVASRPGWENVSAVKNGNVVTVDADISSRWGPRLPQLIESIADAMASVKTPAG, from the coding sequence TTGAAACAGATTCGAAATCTGCCCATCGCCCTGGCCTTGGCCGCCTCGCTCACCCTCGCCGGCTGTGGCGACGGCGACACCAGTTCGTCCGAGGACCCCAAGCCGACTGCCTCATCGGCTGACTATCCCGTGACCATCGATGCCGTCAACGGCGAGGTCACCCTCGACCAGCAGCCTGAGCGCATCGTCTCCCTCTCCCCCTCGGCCACCGAGATCCTCTTTGCGATCGGCGCGGGAGATCAGGTGATCGCTGCCGACGAATACTCGACCTACCCCCAACAGGCACCGACCACCGAACTGTCGGCGTACGACCCGAATGTCGAGGCGATCGCTGGCTACTCGCCCGACCTCGTCGTGATCGCCAACGACACCAACGGCATCGTCGGGGCACTGGCCAAACTCGACATACCGACCATCGTCAACCCGGCTCCGGCCACCATCGATGAGGGCTACGACGGCATCGCCGCGCTCGGCCTGGCCACCGGCCACGTCGATAAGACCGCGAAGGTGGTCGCCGACATGCGGGCAGAAATCGAGAAGGCGCTGGATGCAGCTCCCCAAGAAGGCCTGCGGGTCTACCACGAGCTCGACGAAAAGCACTATGCCGCCAGCTCGAGCAGCTTTATCGGTTCGGTGTACGACTCGCTCGGTGCGACTAACATCGCCGACGCGGCCGACAAGCAGAAGAGTGGCTACCCGCAGCTGACCGAAGAGGCGATCATCGCCGCCGATCCCGAGCTGATCGTGATCACTGACCAGGTCAGCTATACCGCCGACGACGTAGCGAGCCGACCCGGCTGGGAGAACGTCAGCGCGGTCAAGAACGGCAACGTCGTCACCGTCGATGCCGACATCTCCTCGCGTTGGGGACCCCGGCTGCCGCAGCTGATCGAATCGATCGCCGACGCGATGGCCTCGGTGAAGACACCGGCCGGCTGA
- a CDS encoding FecCD family ABC transporter permease has translation MLTDTTAAPAYSPDQEAPLAVVRAADRAYRLSLRALLVALTMLVIAGLVSATRGAAGLPVSGVVSALLDALPGVRVDSGLTTSQEAILWSIRLPRTALSMLVGAALGMAGAAYQGVFRNPLADPYLLGVSAGAGLGAVLALGFDLDLSFGPFSAVPAAAFAGALLAVSGSALIARGSFSSAATLLLSGVAMAALFSAAQTYALQQLDETRAREALSWLFGQLTTHGWDQVLLLLPYVGLSGVVLLAYARHLDVLRLGDDEAKALGLKPARTRLIVIIAATLMTAAAVSVSGLIAFVGLVVPHVVRMLTSHSYRVILPLAGVLGGAFLASVDVGARTLVAPAELPVGVITAFVGAPFFAFVLWRRGAPR, from the coding sequence ATGCTGACCGACACCACTGCGGCACCCGCATACTCACCGGACCAGGAGGCACCCCTCGCGGTCGTCCGTGCGGCTGACCGTGCCTACCGGTTGTCGCTGCGTGCGCTGCTGGTCGCGCTGACCATGCTCGTGATCGCGGGCCTGGTCAGCGCCACCCGGGGCGCCGCCGGACTGCCGGTGTCCGGGGTGGTGTCGGCGCTGCTCGACGCGTTGCCCGGAGTCAGGGTCGACTCCGGCTTGACCACGTCCCAGGAGGCGATCCTGTGGTCGATCCGGCTGCCCCGTACGGCGCTGAGCATGTTGGTCGGAGCGGCCCTCGGAATGGCCGGGGCGGCGTACCAAGGGGTTTTCCGCAACCCGCTCGCTGACCCCTACCTGCTGGGCGTCTCGGCGGGGGCAGGACTCGGCGCAGTGCTCGCTCTGGGCTTCGACCTGGACTTGAGTTTCGGGCCCTTCAGCGCGGTCCCTGCAGCAGCGTTCGCGGGCGCGCTGTTGGCAGTGAGCGGGTCGGCGCTGATCGCCCGCGGCTCGTTTTCCTCGGCCGCCACCCTGCTGCTCTCCGGCGTGGCGATGGCGGCGCTGTTCTCGGCAGCCCAGACCTATGCGTTGCAGCAACTCGATGAGACCAGGGCGCGAGAGGCGCTGAGCTGGCTGTTCGGGCAACTCACCACCCACGGCTGGGACCAGGTCTTGTTGCTGCTCCCCTACGTCGGACTCTCCGGAGTGGTGCTGCTGGCCTACGCCCGGCACCTCGATGTGCTTCGTCTCGGAGACGACGAAGCAAAGGCGCTCGGCCTCAAGCCGGCCCGCACCCGGTTGATCGTGATCATCGCGGCGACCTTGATGACAGCCGCCGCGGTGTCGGTCAGCGGCCTGATCGCTTTCGTCGGGCTGGTGGTGCCGCACGTGGTGCGCATGCTGACCAGTCACAGCTATCGGGTGATCCTGCCTCTGGCGGGCGTGCTCGGTGGCGCCTTCCTCGCCAGCGTCGACGTCGGTGCACGCACCCTGGTCGCGCCGGCTGAGTTGCCGGTGGGCGTGATCACTGCGTTCGTTGGTGCTCCCTTCTTCGCGTTCGTGCTGTGGCGACGCGGTGCACCCCGATGA
- the cobO gene encoding cob(I)yrinic acid a,c-diamide adenosyltransferase, which translates to MSDHAEPRTERPYDKRELRSAPSLVLVNTGHGKGKSTAAFGTVLRSVARGWPTAVVQFIKSGNWNTGEEQISRQIGVDWFSAGDGFSWESSDLDESQAKAVAAWAFAKDLINRGEHKMILLDEVSYPMNWGWIDADDVAATLRDRPEDTSVFLTGREMPQPVIDVADTVTEMVKVKHAFEQGIRARKGIDY; encoded by the coding sequence ATGAGTGATCACGCAGAGCCGCGTACCGAACGTCCTTACGACAAGCGCGAGCTGCGTTCGGCGCCGTCGCTGGTGCTGGTGAACACCGGACACGGCAAGGGCAAGTCGACCGCAGCGTTCGGCACCGTGTTGCGTTCGGTGGCCCGGGGATGGCCGACCGCGGTGGTGCAGTTCATCAAGAGCGGCAACTGGAACACCGGCGAGGAACAGATCAGCCGTCAGATCGGCGTGGACTGGTTCAGCGCCGGCGACGGCTTCAGCTGGGAGTCCAGCGACCTCGACGAGAGCCAGGCGAAGGCGGTGGCGGCCTGGGCGTTCGCCAAGGACCTGATCAACCGTGGCGAGCACAAAATGATCCTGCTCGACGAGGTCAGCTATCCGATGAATTGGGGCTGGATCGACGCCGACGACGTCGCCGCGACCCTCCGCGACCGGCCCGAGGACACCAGCGTCTTCCTCACCGGACGGGAGATGCCGCAGCCCGTCATCGACGTCGCGGACACCGTCACAGAGATGGTGAAGGTCAAGCATGCCTTCGAACAAGGCATCCGGGCACGCAAGGGCATCGACTATTGA
- a CDS encoding ABC transporter ATP-binding protein, producing MRLQATGLGVRLRRAEVLRGIDLHLEAGEWLGVIGPNGAGKSTLLKALAGVLRHTGSLVIGSGSRATQIALMPQTPLLPEGMSVVEYVLLGRTAHLGWLRGETRRDRRIAAEVIGRLRLEEFADRPVTSLSGGEAQRAVVARALAQQTQILLLDEPTSALDLGHQAEVLSVVDELRRQDGISVIAAMHDLGSAARYADRLQLLAAGSTEAVGNPTQVLEPDVLSRVYRTPLDVHQLDGELVVLPRRTATTGRNNP from the coding sequence ATGAGGCTTCAAGCCACCGGGCTGGGCGTCCGACTTCGCCGCGCCGAGGTGCTGCGCGGTATCGACCTTCATCTGGAGGCCGGCGAGTGGCTCGGCGTGATCGGGCCCAATGGCGCTGGCAAGTCGACCCTGCTCAAGGCACTCGCCGGAGTGCTGAGACACACCGGCAGCCTCGTGATCGGCTCCGGCTCCCGGGCCACCCAGATCGCGCTGATGCCGCAGACACCGCTGCTGCCCGAGGGCATGTCGGTTGTCGAATACGTCCTGCTCGGTCGCACCGCCCACCTGGGCTGGCTGCGCGGCGAGACCCGGCGAGACCGCCGGATCGCCGCCGAGGTGATCGGCAGGCTGCGGCTGGAGGAGTTCGCCGACCGCCCCGTCACCTCCCTCTCTGGCGGCGAGGCCCAGCGTGCAGTGGTGGCCCGCGCCCTTGCCCAGCAGACCCAGATCCTGCTGCTCGACGAACCCACCAGCGCCCTGGACCTCGGCCACCAGGCAGAGGTGCTGAGCGTGGTCGACGAGCTACGCCGGCAAGACGGCATCAGCGTAATCGCCGCCATGCACGATCTCGGATCCGCCGCCCGGTACGCCGATCGGCTGCAACTGCTCGCAGCCGGATCGACCGAGGCTGTGGGCAATCCAACGCAGGTGCTGGAGCCCGACGTACTGAGTCGGGTCTATCGCACACCACTCGATGTGCACCAACTCGATGGGGAACTGGTGGTTCTCCCCCGCCGCACTGCCACAACCGGAAGGAACAACCCATGA
- the cobU gene encoding bifunctional adenosylcobinamide kinase/adenosylcobinamide-phosphate guanylyltransferase, which translates to MALTFLTGGARSGKSARAVLMAEASGRDVTFVATAQARDAEMADRIRLHRAERPADWATIEAPLDLELAIAGLGAKSAGIIDCLSLWVSNMLERGDSAEQIEAAAELAATACAASVADWIVVSNEVGMGLVPMHPLGRDYRDRLGRVNATFSRHAALAQFMVAGRALTLGDHNLDLTTKENR; encoded by the coding sequence ATGGCATTGACCTTCCTGACCGGCGGAGCCCGCAGCGGCAAGTCGGCCCGCGCCGTACTGATGGCGGAAGCGAGCGGCCGCGACGTCACCTTCGTCGCGACCGCCCAAGCTCGCGACGCAGAGATGGCGGACCGTATCCGGCTGCACCGGGCCGAGCGACCAGCCGACTGGGCGACCATCGAGGCACCCCTCGACCTCGAACTGGCGATCGCCGGGCTCGGGGCGAAATCCGCCGGCATCATCGACTGCCTCTCGCTGTGGGTCTCCAACATGCTCGAACGCGGCGATTCTGCCGAGCAGATCGAAGCAGCAGCCGAACTTGCTGCCACTGCGTGCGCTGCCAGCGTTGCGGACTGGATCGTGGTCAGCAACGAGGTCGGCATGGGGCTGGTGCCGATGCATCCCCTCGGCCGCGACTACCGCGATCGGCTCGGCCGGGTCAACGCCACCTTCTCCCGCCATGCAGCGCTCGCCCAGTTCATGGTCGCCGGGCGCGCTCTAACCCTCGGTGACCACAACCTCGACCTCACCACCAAGGAGAACCGATGA
- a CDS encoding IS481 family transposase, producing MSKARLVLTALFVDHQRPAEVATRYGVSRAWVYKLKARYEAEGEAAFEPRSRRPKTNPTALPRATVDLIIELREKLSAAGLDAGPDTIAWHLAQHHQVTVSLATISRYLTRAGLVVPEPKKRPKASYIRFQAAMPNETWQSDFTHYRLTPATGQPGRDVEIISWLDDCSRYALHISAHPRITGPIVLATFRNTLTAHGIPASTLTDNGMVYTTRFAGGRGGRNSLEAELRGLHIAQKNSRPNHPTTCGKVERFQQTMKKWLRGQPAQPATIAELQRLLDQFSDEYNHRRPHRSLPQRATPATIYNSLPKALPGPSRDTDTHDRIRHDRIDDSGCVTLRVNGTLHHIGIGRTQARTHVILLVQDLHVRIVNAVTGELLRELTIDPTKNYQATGAPKGPTRK from the coding sequence ATGTCGAAGGCGCGCCTGGTCCTGACCGCCCTGTTCGTTGACCACCAGAGACCGGCGGAGGTCGCCACCCGATACGGCGTGAGCCGGGCCTGGGTCTACAAGCTCAAGGCCCGCTACGAGGCCGAAGGCGAGGCCGCGTTCGAGCCCCGGTCCCGCCGACCGAAGACCAACCCCACCGCACTACCCCGAGCGACCGTCGACCTGATCATCGAGCTGCGCGAGAAGCTGTCCGCCGCCGGCCTGGACGCCGGACCGGACACCATCGCCTGGCACCTGGCCCAGCACCACCAGGTGACCGTGTCTCTGGCCACGATCAGCCGCTACCTCACCCGCGCCGGGCTGGTGGTCCCCGAGCCGAAGAAGCGTCCCAAGGCCTCCTACATCCGGTTCCAGGCAGCCATGCCGAACGAGACCTGGCAATCGGACTTCACCCACTACCGACTCACCCCCGCCACCGGCCAACCCGGCCGCGATGTCGAGATCATCAGCTGGCTCGACGACTGCTCCCGCTACGCCCTGCACATCAGCGCCCACCCCCGCATCACCGGGCCGATCGTCCTGGCCACCTTCCGCAACACCCTGACCGCACACGGGATCCCCGCCTCCACCCTCACCGACAACGGCATGGTCTACACCACCCGCTTCGCCGGCGGCCGCGGCGGACGCAACTCACTCGAAGCCGAGCTCCGAGGGCTCCACATCGCCCAGAAGAACTCCCGCCCCAACCACCCCACCACCTGCGGCAAAGTCGAGCGGTTCCAACAGACCATGAAGAAATGGCTCCGCGGCCAGCCCGCCCAACCCGCCACCATCGCCGAGCTCCAGAGGCTCCTGGACCAGTTCAGCGACGAGTACAACCACCGCCGACCCCACCGCTCCCTGCCGCAGCGAGCCACCCCCGCCACGATCTACAACTCACTCCCCAAAGCGCTACCCGGTCCCAGCCGCGACACCGACACCCACGACCGGATCCGCCACGACCGCATCGACGACTCCGGCTGCGTCACCCTGCGCGTCAACGGCACGCTCCACCACATCGGCATCGGCCGAACCCAAGCCCGAACCCACGTGATCCTGCTCGTCCAAGACCTCCACGTCCGGATCGTCAACGCCGTCACCGGCGAACTCCTCCGCGAGCTCACCATCGACCCCACCAAGAACTACCAAGCCACCGGAGCACCCAAAGGACCCACCCGAAAATGA
- a CDS encoding DinB family protein, translated as MRRFEDEDLTGAEFRECDLSGARMVGVVMQDAEIDGLVTNLVVNGVEVMPYVEAELDRRHPVRLLIRSDAPADLREAWRQLRNDWATTTERVRSMPENSENHGVDGEWSMVETLRHLVFVHDSWFRRCVLGLTEPFTAIGLGPPFIMDQEENGLDPSAQPGLDEVLAVRVRQASEIERWLAEVTPDQLAQTAPVPDDDRWPSYAKGRTVRQCLRTVLNEEWAHHGFCKRDLDKLSRRDYAR; from the coding sequence ATGCGACGCTTCGAAGACGAGGACCTCACCGGCGCAGAGTTCCGCGAATGCGACCTGAGTGGAGCGCGGATGGTCGGCGTGGTCATGCAGGACGCCGAGATCGACGGCCTGGTCACCAATCTCGTGGTCAACGGGGTCGAGGTGATGCCGTACGTCGAGGCGGAGCTCGACCGCCGCCACCCGGTACGGCTGCTGATCCGCTCCGATGCGCCGGCCGACCTGCGAGAGGCCTGGCGGCAACTGCGGAACGATTGGGCGACGACCACCGAGCGAGTCCGGTCCATGCCCGAGAACAGCGAGAATCACGGCGTCGACGGCGAGTGGTCGATGGTCGAAACGCTGCGCCACCTTGTCTTCGTGCACGACTCTTGGTTCCGACGCTGCGTGCTCGGGCTCACAGAACCGTTCACGGCCATCGGACTCGGTCCACCGTTCATCATGGACCAGGAGGAGAACGGGCTCGACCCGTCCGCCCAACCAGGACTCGACGAGGTGCTCGCCGTGCGCGTCCGGCAGGCTTCGGAGATCGAGAGATGGCTGGCGGAGGTCACGCCTGATCAGCTCGCGCAGACCGCGCCGGTTCCCGACGATGACAGATGGCCCTCGTACGCCAAGGGGCGGACAGTGCGGCAATGCCTCCGGACCGTGCTCAACGAGGAATGGGCTCACCACGGCTTCTGCAAACGCGACCTGGACAAGTTGTCGCGCCGGGACTACGCGCGCTGA
- a CDS encoding cobalamin biosynthesis protein CobD/CbiB, giving the protein MSRLGRRALGVAGGLLLQKALPEPPDRWHPVGWFGIAMQKVEAIGYADDRSAGVRHALAGVAIGGLAGGAIRSTTLAVAICAAGRELRRAASLIETPLLTGDLAVARVALPSLVGRDPSHLDASGIAAAVVESLAENSVDAVVAPAFWGLIVGAPGVMVHRAINTMDAMVGHRNDRYENFGWAAARLDDGANWVPARLFALLVMTAAPARARAVRASVRRDAHLHPSPNSGVAETAVAAALCRELGGPLQYGERHEDRPRLGDGPRPEAVDIAGARDLTSRTEWALIGTLVLLWWADHRLGRVLIRVPDTRRST; this is encoded by the coding sequence ATGAGCCGGCTGGGGCGTCGCGCGCTCGGCGTCGCTGGTGGGTTGCTCCTGCAGAAGGCCTTGCCGGAGCCGCCGGATCGCTGGCACCCGGTGGGCTGGTTCGGGATCGCGATGCAGAAGGTGGAGGCCATCGGGTACGCCGACGACCGCTCCGCCGGGGTGCGCCATGCGCTCGCCGGTGTTGCGATTGGCGGGTTGGCTGGCGGGGCGATCCGGTCCACGACCCTGGCAGTTGCCATCTGCGCTGCTGGCCGCGAGCTGCGCCGGGCGGCAAGTCTGATCGAGACGCCGTTGCTCACTGGTGATCTGGCAGTCGCCCGCGTCGCCCTGCCTTCGCTGGTCGGCCGCGACCCGAGCCATCTCGACGCGTCGGGGATCGCTGCTGCCGTGGTCGAGTCCCTGGCGGAGAACTCCGTGGACGCAGTGGTCGCCCCCGCATTCTGGGGGCTGATCGTCGGTGCACCTGGGGTGATGGTGCACCGGGCGATCAACACCATGGACGCCATGGTCGGTCACCGCAACGACCGCTACGAGAACTTCGGCTGGGCCGCAGCCCGGCTCGACGACGGCGCCAACTGGGTCCCGGCCAGGCTCTTCGCTCTGCTGGTCATGACTGCCGCGCCGGCCCGGGCGAGGGCTGTGCGTGCATCGGTACGACGCGATGCCCACCTGCACCCCTCCCCCAATTCCGGAGTGGCTGAAACTGCGGTCGCAGCCGCGCTCTGTCGCGAGCTCGGCGGTCCACTGCAGTACGGCGAACGCCACGAGGACCGGCCACGACTCGGTGACGGCCCACGCCCTGAGGCAGTCGACATCGCTGGGGCGCGTGACCTGACCAGCAGGACCGAGTGGGCACTGATCGGAACGCTGGTGCTGCTCTGGTGGGCAGACCACCGACTCGGCCGAGTCTTGATCCGAGTTCCAGACACGAGGAGATCCACCTGA
- a CDS encoding histidine phosphatase family protein, giving the protein MTHPVYLVRHGQSEWNVLRLTQGQTSHPRLTSIGREQAERAASLIGQDLAGRPVAHVPATWCAPSRPPRSWARRSGDRWRSRSAGLGGTTGSQSSARSGTLGAGRGSPTVAWAVPAGWRSRSGTSRPPRLVGCS; this is encoded by the coding sequence GTGACCCACCCGGTCTACCTCGTCCGCCACGGCCAGTCGGAGTGGAACGTCCTGCGGTTGACCCAAGGACAGACCTCCCACCCGCGGCTGACGTCCATCGGGCGCGAGCAAGCCGAACGAGCCGCATCGCTGATCGGCCAGGATCTGGCCGGCCGGCCGGTCGCCCATGTCCCAGCGACCTGGTGCGCGCCGTCGAGACCGCCAAGGTCGTGGGCAAGGCGCTCCGGGGACCGGTGGCGCTCGAGGTCCGCCGGGTTGGGTGGGACGACAGGCAGCCAGTCCTCCGCCCGATCCGGCACGCTTGGCGCGGGTCGGGGGTCGCCCACGGTCGCCTGGGCCGTGCCCGCCGGCTGGCGAAGTCGTTCGGGAACATCACGACCTCCGCGACTGGTTGGCTGCTCGTGA
- a CDS encoding adenosylcobinamide amidohydrolase: protein MLVWQFEDPVRALSSASVGGGFSTPAWLLNIGVPHDYSRIDLDEHAAKIAAGRSLSGPGIAMFTAVDVTRAEHACFEGASVSATVGVTKPTWAADPEAGHALWPGTINLIALVPVALEPAAMVQALLAMTEAKTQALLEAQVPGTGTASDAITLLCSIAGPAQRFGGVRSRWGHRLAMATHAAVQQGLAAHPGRAR from the coding sequence GTGCTGGTCTGGCAATTCGAAGATCCGGTGCGGGCATTGTCGTCGGCCTCGGTCGGCGGCGGCTTCAGCACGCCTGCCTGGCTGCTCAACATCGGCGTGCCGCACGACTACTCGCGGATCGACCTCGACGAGCACGCGGCGAAGATCGCGGCCGGACGAAGCCTGTCTGGGCCCGGCATCGCCATGTTCACCGCCGTCGATGTGACCCGGGCGGAGCATGCGTGCTTCGAGGGGGCATCGGTGAGCGCGACCGTCGGGGTCACCAAGCCGACCTGGGCCGCCGATCCCGAAGCCGGGCATGCCCTCTGGCCGGGCACGATCAACCTGATCGCGCTCGTGCCGGTCGCTCTGGAGCCTGCCGCGATGGTGCAGGCATTGCTCGCCATGACCGAGGCCAAGACTCAAGCACTGCTGGAGGCGCAGGTGCCTGGCACGGGGACAGCGAGCGACGCGATTACTCTGCTCTGCTCCATCGCCGGCCCGGCGCAACGATTCGGAGGTGTGCGCTCCAGATGGGGTCACCGGTTGGCAATGGCCACGCATGCCGCCGTACAACAGGGGTTGGCTGCTCATCCGGGACGTGCTCGATGA
- a CDS encoding cobyric acid synthase translates to MSGALLVCGATSGAGKSTVASALCRIWSDAGRDVVPFKAQNMSNHAAVTADGGEIGRAQAMQALAARVAPDRRMNPILLKPSAAQTSHLVVLGDEVSVTDAVGYGHVACGLRGVVLDAFTSLRKEHEWVVAEGAGGAAEINLLDRDLVNLPLAAAAGMPAIVVVDIDRGGAFASAYGTWALLPDHLRRPVRGFVFNQFRGDPSLLESGHAELTDRTGVPVLGVLPHLGHHPMLGLEDSLDLAATARPVSSPSPVRVAVVRLPHLANPSDFDPLVMEPSVSLRWATHPDDLEDADLVILPGSRTTVADLAWVRERGLADAVAGTDAVVLGICAGYQMLGRWVDDPIESGAGRVAGLGLLGVETTFATPKIVRQTGSGYEIRWGRPVTGEPWDLAFEGSHRGSAYGTSVHGLFDDDAFRHSFVGEVARSRGRRYEPSPVPYHAAVDAHLDHLATWLGEHLDLDALDEIATSALPISDAPGWA, encoded by the coding sequence TTGAGTGGCGCCCTGCTGGTCTGTGGTGCCACCAGTGGTGCCGGCAAGTCCACCGTCGCCTCCGCCCTGTGCCGGATCTGGTCCGACGCTGGCCGTGACGTGGTGCCGTTCAAGGCCCAGAACATGTCCAACCATGCCGCGGTCACTGCCGACGGCGGCGAGATCGGCCGCGCCCAGGCGATGCAGGCGCTGGCGGCACGGGTGGCACCGGACCGCCGGATGAACCCGATCCTGCTCAAGCCGTCAGCCGCGCAAACCAGCCACCTCGTGGTGCTCGGTGACGAGGTCTCGGTCACCGACGCGGTCGGTTACGGGCACGTCGCGTGCGGTCTGCGTGGTGTGGTCCTCGATGCGTTCACGTCGCTGCGCAAGGAACATGAATGGGTGGTCGCGGAGGGCGCTGGTGGAGCAGCGGAGATCAACCTGCTGGACCGCGACCTGGTCAATCTGCCACTCGCCGCCGCGGCCGGCATGCCCGCGATCGTGGTGGTCGACATCGACCGCGGCGGTGCCTTCGCCTCGGCGTACGGAACCTGGGCGCTACTGCCAGATCACCTGCGTCGCCCGGTGCGCGGGTTCGTGTTCAACCAGTTCCGGGGGGATCCCTCCCTGCTCGAGTCCGGCCATGCGGAGTTGACCGATCGCACCGGGGTGCCGGTGCTCGGCGTGCTTCCGCATCTGGGGCATCATCCGATGCTGGGCTTGGAGGACAGCCTCGACCTGGCGGCGACCGCGCGGCCGGTCAGCTCGCCCTCGCCGGTGCGGGTGGCGGTCGTGCGGCTGCCGCACCTGGCGAACCCGTCCGACTTCGACCCGCTGGTGATGGAGCCGTCGGTGAGCCTGCGCTGGGCCACCCACCCCGACGACCTCGAGGATGCGGACCTGGTGATCCTGCCGGGCAGTCGCACCACGGTTGCTGACCTGGCCTGGGTCCGCGAGCGTGGCCTGGCCGACGCCGTGGCCGGCACCGATGCGGTGGTGCTCGGGATCTGCGCCGGCTATCAGATGCTCGGGCGCTGGGTCGATGATCCGATCGAGTCCGGGGCGGGGCGGGTGGCCGGTTTGGGCCTGCTGGGTGTGGAGACGACGTTCGCCACGCCGAAGATCGTGCGCCAGACCGGCTCCGGTTATGAGATCCGGTGGGGTCGGCCGGTGACCGGAGAGCCGTGGGACCTCGCGTTCGAGGGCAGCCATCGAGGTTCGGCTTACGGGACCAGCGTGCACGGGCTCTTCGACGACGATGCCTTTCGGCACTCCTTCGTGGGCGAGGTGGCGCGATCGCGAGGACGGCGCTATGAGCCCTCGCCAGTGCCCTACCACGCGGCTGTGGATGCACACCTCGACCACCTGGCGACGTGGCTCGGCGAGCACCTCGACCTGGACGCCCTGGACGAGATCGCGACATCGGCTCTTCCGATTTCCGATGCACCGGGCTGGGCCTGA